A single genomic interval of Cellvibrio sp. PSBB023 harbors:
- the gltB gene encoding glutamate synthase large subunit encodes MTTGLYQIDEFKDNCGFGLIAHLKGKTSHRLLTTAIEALTCMTHRGGINADGKTGDGCGLLIQKPDSFLRAVAKEACGAELTSIYGVGAIMLSRDPAIADKARAVVAEELTAQGLIVAGWRDVPVDPSCLGPIAMKSLPTFNHLFVNNPDLTLQEVNSKLFMARRKAEIRLKDDKAFYVASLSTGILSYKGLMMPVDLPRFFADLADERLETAICVFHQRFSTNTMPQWPLAQPFRMLAHNGEINTIVGNRNWAVARTPKFVTPLLPELHSVTPLVNRTGSDSSSLDNMLEILTLGGMELHRAIRMLVPPAWQNVENMDPDLRAFYEYNSMHIEPWDGPAGLVITDGRYAVCTLDRNGLRPSRWVITKDDMITVASEVGVYAYDPADVVAKGRLGPGQIMSIDTATGTLHNTQDIDNQLKSTQPYKKWLKERALRIESTLNTDAKENGIEGIALKANMKMFQVSFEERDQLLRPLAEGGQEAVGSMGDDTPMAVLSRQQRSLYDYFRQQFAQVTNPPIDPLREAIVMSLETCLGRELPVYDELPEHADRVILSSPVLSPEKFRGLMSLNRPGYDLVKFSLYYNAEETNLKAALTKLCDDVAAAVKSGKVLMVLSDYGFEKGQLPIPALLAVGAVNQHLTNVGLRCDSNLIVETGSARDPHQIAALIAYGATAVYPYLSYHVLNDLIETGELLVDVDTAYKNYRKGIDKGLLKILSKMGISTITSYRSAQLFEAIGLSEEVISMCFESTPSRVAGARFEDLEADQKILAQTAWIERKPIVQGGLLKYVHGSEYHAYNPDVVQSLQKAVQSGNYALWRNYADLVNKRPVSMLRDLLAIREDLCKPIPLSEVEPVESIIKRFDSAGMSLGALSPEAHEALAEAMNRLGGRSNSGEGGEDPARYGTVKSSKIKQVASGRFGVTPAYLVNAEVLQIKVAQGAKPGEGGQLPGGKVNALIARLRHSVPGVTLISPPPHHDIYSIEDLAQLIYDLKQVNPDALVSVKLVSRPGVGTIAAGVAKAYADLITISGYDGGTAASPLTSIKYAGSPWELGLSETHQTLRANDLRDKVRVQADGGLKTGLDVVKAAMLGAESFGFGTGPMVALGCKYLRICHLNNCATGVATQQDKLRKDHYIGTVEMAMNFFKFVAEETREWMARMGVRTLGELVGRVDLLKVLEGETTKQQQLDLSPIIYTDDYLATKPQLCAVSKNEPFDKGETAEAMIKVLLPAIEAKTGGEFEFHITNCDRSIGARISGEIAKRYGNQGMADKPLTLKLTGIAGQSFGVWNAGGLDMYLEGDANDYVGKGMAGGKLVIRPPRSSGFKSNKTSILGNTCLYGATGGKLFAAGTAGERCGVRNSGAHVVVEGAGDHCCEYMTGGVVTVLGQTGVNFGAGMTGGFAYVLDEANDFVDRYNHELVDIHRINTEALEAHRHHLRTVIEEFVKETESAWGQHLLDNFDDYIGKFWLVKPKAASLGSLLVSFRQRGE; translated from the coding sequence ATGACCACTGGCCTCTACCAGATAGACGAGTTCAAAGATAACTGCGGTTTTGGTTTGATTGCCCATTTAAAGGGCAAGACCAGCCATCGTCTGCTTACTACGGCAATTGAAGCCCTGACTTGCATGACCCACCGCGGTGGTATCAATGCGGACGGTAAAACCGGCGACGGTTGTGGCTTGTTGATCCAAAAACCGGACAGTTTCTTGCGCGCCGTTGCGAAAGAAGCCTGTGGTGCTGAGCTGACCTCTATTTACGGTGTGGGCGCGATTATGCTCAGCCGCGACCCGGCTATCGCCGATAAGGCCCGTGCTGTTGTCGCCGAAGAGCTGACCGCGCAAGGGCTGATTGTGGCTGGCTGGCGCGACGTGCCGGTTGACCCCAGCTGCCTTGGCCCTATCGCCATGAAGTCGCTGCCAACCTTTAATCACCTGTTTGTTAACAACCCGGATTTGACCCTGCAAGAGGTCAACTCCAAATTGTTTATGGCGCGTCGCAAAGCGGAAATTCGCCTGAAAGACGACAAAGCCTTCTACGTGGCCAGTTTGAGCACCGGTATCCTGTCCTACAAAGGCTTGATGATGCCTGTGGATCTGCCGCGCTTTTTTGCTGACTTGGCTGACGAGCGTTTGGAGACAGCGATCTGTGTATTTCACCAGCGCTTCTCCACCAACACCATGCCCCAGTGGCCACTGGCCCAGCCGTTCCGCATGCTCGCCCACAACGGCGAGATCAACACTATTGTAGGCAACCGCAATTGGGCGGTGGCGCGTACTCCAAAATTCGTAACGCCACTCCTGCCCGAGCTGCATAGCGTTACTCCGCTGGTGAACCGCACTGGTTCTGACTCATCCAGTCTGGACAACATGCTGGAAATTTTGACTCTGGGTGGCATGGAACTGCACCGCGCTATTCGTATGCTGGTACCACCAGCATGGCAGAACGTGGAGAACATGGACCCGGATCTGCGTGCGTTCTACGAATACAACTCTATGCATATCGAACCCTGGGATGGCCCCGCCGGTTTGGTAATTACCGATGGTCGCTACGCGGTATGTACCCTTGACCGCAACGGCTTGCGCCCTTCGCGCTGGGTTATCACCAAAGACGATATGATCACCGTGGCCTCGGAAGTGGGCGTGTACGCCTATGATCCTGCCGATGTGGTTGCCAAAGGCCGCCTTGGCCCAGGCCAAATCATGTCGATCGATACAGCCACTGGCACCCTGCACAACACCCAGGATATCGACAACCAGTTGAAGTCCACCCAGCCCTATAAAAAGTGGCTGAAAGAGCGCGCTTTGCGTATTGAATCAACGCTCAATACTGATGCGAAAGAAAACGGTATTGAAGGCATTGCCCTCAAAGCCAACATGAAAATGTTCCAGGTGAGCTTTGAAGAGCGCGACCAATTGCTTCGCCCACTGGCTGAAGGTGGTCAGGAAGCCGTAGGCTCCATGGGCGACGATACTCCCATGGCCGTGTTGTCGCGCCAACAGCGCTCACTTTACGACTACTTCCGCCAGCAATTTGCGCAGGTGACCAACCCGCCCATCGACCCGTTGCGCGAAGCGATTGTGATGTCGCTGGAGACTTGTCTGGGCCGTGAATTGCCGGTTTATGACGAGCTGCCCGAACATGCGGATCGCGTCATTCTGAGTTCGCCGGTGCTATCACCAGAAAAATTCCGCGGTTTGATGAGCTTGAATCGCCCCGGTTACGATCTGGTGAAATTCTCGCTGTATTACAATGCCGAAGAGACCAACCTGAAAGCGGCGCTGACCAAGCTGTGCGACGATGTTGCGGCAGCGGTTAAGTCGGGCAAAGTGCTGATGGTATTGAGCGACTATGGCTTTGAAAAAGGCCAGTTGCCGATTCCTGCACTGCTGGCTGTGGGTGCGGTAAACCAACACTTAACCAATGTTGGCTTGCGTTGTGATTCCAACCTGATTGTTGAAACCGGCAGCGCACGCGACCCCCATCAAATTGCTGCCCTGATTGCCTATGGCGCCACGGCTGTATACCCCTACCTCAGCTACCACGTGTTGAACGATTTGATCGAAACCGGCGAGCTGTTGGTGGATGTGGACACCGCCTACAAAAACTACCGTAAAGGTATCGACAAGGGCTTGCTCAAAATCCTGTCGAAGATGGGTATTTCCACCATTACCTCTTACCGCAGCGCCCAGTTGTTTGAAGCCATTGGCTTATCGGAAGAAGTGATCAGCATGTGCTTTGAGAGCACGCCGTCCCGTGTGGCCGGTGCGCGTTTTGAAGACCTGGAAGCCGATCAGAAAATCCTCGCGCAAACTGCCTGGATTGAGCGCAAGCCAATCGTACAAGGCGGCCTGCTCAAGTATGTACATGGTTCTGAATACCATGCCTACAATCCTGATGTAGTGCAAAGCCTGCAAAAAGCCGTGCAGAGTGGCAACTATGCGCTCTGGCGCAACTATGCCGATCTGGTGAACAAGCGTCCGGTATCCATGCTGCGCGATTTGTTGGCGATTCGCGAAGACCTGTGCAAACCCATTCCGCTGTCGGAAGTGGAGCCGGTAGAAAGCATTATCAAACGCTTTGACTCAGCGGGTATGTCGCTTGGCGCCCTGTCGCCTGAAGCGCATGAAGCCTTGGCTGAAGCCATGAACCGCTTGGGCGGCCGCTCCAACTCCGGTGAAGGTGGTGAAGACCCCGCGCGTTATGGCACGGTGAAATCCTCCAAAATCAAACAAGTGGCCTCTGGTCGCTTTGGTGTAACGCCTGCGTATCTGGTGAACGCCGAAGTGCTGCAAATTAAAGTCGCTCAGGGTGCAAAACCCGGTGAAGGCGGCCAGTTGCCCGGCGGTAAGGTGAATGCGCTCATCGCGCGCCTGCGTCACTCGGTGCCCGGTGTGACCTTGATTTCACCACCGCCGCATCATGACATCTACTCAATCGAAGATTTGGCGCAACTGATTTATGACTTGAAACAAGTCAACCCCGATGCGCTGGTATCGGTGAAGCTGGTATCGCGCCCCGGCGTGGGGACTATCGCTGCCGGTGTGGCCAAGGCCTACGCTGACCTGATCACCATCTCCGGTTATGACGGCGGTACAGCGGCAAGCCCCTTGACCTCCATTAAATATGCCGGATCGCCATGGGAATTGGGCTTGTCTGAAACCCATCAAACCCTGCGCGCTAACGATCTGCGCGACAAAGTTCGCGTACAGGCGGACGGCGGTTTGAAAACCGGTCTGGATGTTGTTAAAGCGGCCATGCTCGGCGCGGAAAGCTTCGGCTTTGGTACGGGTCCCATGGTGGCGCTTGGCTGTAAATACCTGCGTATTTGCCACCTGAACAACTGTGCGACCGGCGTTGCGACCCAACAAGACAAGCTGCGTAAAGACCATTACATCGGCACCGTGGAAATGGCGATGAACTTCTTCAAGTTCGTGGCTGAAGAAACCCGTGAGTGGATGGCGCGTATGGGCGTGCGCACCCTTGGCGAGTTGGTTGGCCGTGTGGATCTGCTGAAAGTGTTGGAAGGTGAAACCACCAAGCAACAACAGTTGGATTTGAGCCCGATCATCTATACCGATGACTATTTGGCAACCAAGCCGCAACTCTGTGCCGTTAGCAAAAATGAGCCTTTCGATAAAGGCGAAACCGCTGAGGCCATGATTAAAGTATTGCTGCCAGCGATTGAAGCCAAAACCGGCGGCGAGTTTGAGTTCCATATCACCAACTGCGACCGCTCCATTGGTGCGCGTATCAGCGGTGAAATCGCCAAGCGCTACGGCAACCAAGGCATGGCCGACAAGCCGCTCACACTCAAGCTCACTGGTATTGCCGGTCAGAGTTTTGGTGTGTGGAACGCCGGCGGCCTGGATATGTATCTGGAAGGCGATGCCAACGACTATGTGGGTAAAGGCATGGCGGGCGGCAAGCTGGTGATTCGCCCTCCACGCAGCTCCGGTTTCAAATCGAACAAAACCAGCATTTTGGGTAATACCTGCTTATACGGCGCTACTGGCGGTAAATTGTTTGCTGCCGGTACGGCGGGCGAGCGCTGTGGTGTACGTAACTCCGGTGCCCATGTGGTAGTGGAAGGCGCAGGTGATCACTGCTGCGAATACATGACTGGTGGTGTGGTGACAGTGCTGGGTCAAACAGGCGTGAACTTTGGCGCAGGTATGACCGGTGGTTTTGCTTATGTGCTGGATGAAGCCAACGACTTTGTGGATCGCTATAATCACGAGTTGGTGGATATCCACCGCATCAATACCGAAGCCTTGGAGGCACATCGCCACCATTTGCGCACCGTGATTGAAGAATTTGTAAAAGAGACTGAAAGTGCATGGGGCCAACACCTGCTGGACAACTTCGACGATTACATCGGCAAGTTCTGGTTGGTGAAACCTAAGGCGGCGTCTTTGGGTAGTTTGTTGGTCAGTTTCCGCCAGCGCGGCGAATAA
- a CDS encoding flagella assembly protein FlgT middle domain-containing protein has protein sequence MGSTISLNRLPHRVNSLLLTSILGLSSALVAASPLVPEDIAYKPEGTVPLSKHTDDTVVVGTADLPGNPASAPQAQEGSATPTYLRQNRCPDHSRNYNNLHKSLAITRFTRRNPQSANAGNLYAVEAGMPTLIREHLTQSRSMVGPEILAQSFALPHLSETLLKQQAQKIARQARTQFVLSGTIDDMAMTAPNSTYNPSLYRQVANGFHDLTGIEKFDPRTRVFNLDLELRDGFTGEPLMSRRYTTSGVWNTRRTAGFDSSAFFETPYGQKVAELSEAISADITQTLDCQPFIANIDAYPGQTQIVLQGGANNGLQAGATMQLYQVIVVGSSSEYQVSETRLVKRPTRLHLSEVYPSHSTAVIEDGSYLNGHYLAVIE, from the coding sequence ATGGGTTCAACCATATCGCTCAATCGGCTACCTCACCGGGTCAATAGCCTGCTGTTGACCAGCATTCTGGGACTGAGTTCAGCGCTGGTAGCCGCCAGCCCGCTGGTACCCGAGGATATTGCCTACAAACCGGAAGGCACCGTCCCCCTGAGCAAACACACCGACGATACCGTGGTAGTTGGCACCGCAGACCTGCCTGGCAATCCAGCCAGCGCACCACAAGCGCAGGAGGGCAGCGCCACACCGACTTATCTGCGCCAGAATCGCTGCCCGGATCATAGCCGCAACTACAATAACCTGCATAAGTCCCTGGCGATCACCCGCTTTACCCGTCGCAATCCGCAGAGCGCCAACGCTGGCAACCTTTATGCTGTCGAAGCGGGCATGCCGACGTTAATCCGCGAGCACCTGACCCAATCCCGCAGCATGGTTGGCCCGGAGATACTTGCCCAGAGTTTTGCCCTGCCGCACCTCAGCGAGACCCTACTTAAGCAACAGGCGCAGAAAATTGCACGTCAGGCACGCACCCAATTTGTACTCAGCGGCACAATCGATGACATGGCGATGACCGCGCCCAACAGCACCTACAACCCCAGCCTCTACCGTCAGGTGGCCAATGGCTTTCATGATTTAACGGGCATAGAAAAATTTGACCCACGTACCCGCGTTTTCAACCTGGATCTTGAGCTGCGCGATGGCTTTACCGGCGAACCACTCATGAGCCGTCGCTACACCACCAGCGGTGTTTGGAATACACGCCGCACGGCCGGGTTTGATTCGTCAGCATTTTTTGAAACGCCTTACGGCCAGAAAGTGGCAGAACTCAGTGAGGCCATCAGTGCCGATATCACCCAAACCCTGGACTGCCAACCCTTTATCGCCAACATTGATGCCTATCCGGGGCAGACGCAAATTGTGCTTCAGGGTGGCGCCAATAACGGCTTACAGGCCGGAGCCACCATGCAGCTGTATCAAGTGATTGTGGTGGGTTCCAGCAGCGAGTATCAGGTGAGCGAGACACGACTGGTCAAGCGCCCTACCCGTCTTCACCTGAGCGAGGTTTACCCCTCACATAGCACCGCCGTGATTGAAGACGGCAGCTATCTGAATGGCCACTATTTGGCGGTTATTGAATAG
- a CDS encoding tryptophan halogenase family protein, producing MNSIKKIVILGGGTSGWIAAAMLAAHVRRDLCSIELIESDDIGAVGVGESTIPPVVRLITSLGIDEEDFIRETQACYKLGIKFVDWRHRNQSYFHPYGAIGQRIGSQDFYQCWLKATMAGESYPLQDFSPCSVMAAQGRFFLPSQSMNTPIGGAGYAIHLDAKLVAAYLRRYAEARGVTRSEGNYVAVERRDNGFISALVLADGRKIEGDFFIDCSGFRALLIDGAMAAGFEDWSHYLPCDRAIVVKTEAAGSRMPYTTATARKAGWSWRIPLRNATGHGYVYSSRFCTDADAKTTLLSNLDAPRINDPRLISFTAGRRLEFWKNNCLALGLSGGFVEPLESTAIHLITRGMDYFLRFFPDLECDPSLRREYSRRMGADYEEVRDFILLHYCTSERSDSDFWRWCQTMPLPDSLRERIELFKAHGIVREEHDELFRSTSWQSVFEGMGIRPAKYSPRVDNIELAQITEKLALARSAILNMVKTLPTHDEYLDHRFGER from the coding sequence ATGAATTCAATCAAAAAAATCGTCATCCTCGGTGGCGGCACATCGGGCTGGATCGCGGCGGCGATGCTGGCGGCACATGTACGTCGCGACCTGTGCAGTATCGAACTCATCGAGTCGGACGATATAGGTGCGGTCGGGGTGGGTGAATCGACTATTCCCCCTGTGGTGCGCTTGATTACCAGCCTCGGTATTGATGAAGAGGACTTTATTCGCGAGACCCAGGCTTGCTACAAGCTCGGTATTAAATTTGTCGATTGGCGCCATCGCAATCAATCCTACTTTCACCCCTATGGCGCTATAGGTCAGCGCATCGGCAGTCAGGATTTCTATCAGTGCTGGCTGAAGGCGACTATGGCTGGTGAATCTTATCCCTTGCAGGATTTTTCGCCCTGTTCGGTGATGGCTGCGCAGGGGCGTTTCTTTTTGCCATCCCAATCCATGAATACGCCTATCGGCGGTGCTGGCTATGCCATTCACCTGGATGCCAAGTTGGTGGCCGCTTATCTGCGCCGCTATGCCGAAGCGCGCGGGGTGACGCGTAGCGAAGGCAATTATGTCGCCGTGGAGCGCCGTGATAATGGGTTTATTTCGGCGCTGGTATTGGCGGATGGACGCAAAATTGAGGGTGACTTTTTTATCGATTGCTCTGGTTTTCGTGCGCTGCTGATCGATGGCGCCATGGCGGCGGGTTTTGAGGATTGGTCGCACTATTTGCCTTGTGATCGCGCCATTGTGGTGAAAACCGAAGCGGCCGGATCACGTATGCCTTACACCACGGCCACAGCGCGTAAAGCAGGTTGGTCCTGGCGGATTCCGCTACGCAATGCCACCGGGCATGGCTATGTATATTCCAGCCGTTTTTGCACCGATGCGGACGCCAAAACCACGCTGCTCAGCAATCTGGATGCGCCGCGCATTAACGATCCGCGCCTGATCAGTTTTACTGCCGGGCGGCGTCTGGAATTTTGGAAAAACAATTGTTTGGCGTTGGGGCTATCCGGTGGTTTTGTGGAGCCGCTGGAGTCCACGGCGATCCATTTAATTACCCGAGGTATGGATTATTTTTTGCGCTTTTTCCCCGATCTGGAATGTGACCCCAGCTTGCGGCGCGAATACAGCCGTCGTATGGGGGCTGATTACGAAGAGGTACGCGATTTTATCCTGCTGCACTACTGCACCAGCGAGCGCAGTGACAGCGATTTTTGGCGCTGGTGCCAAACCATGCCGCTGCCGGATTCGCTGCGCGAGCGTATCGAATTGTTTAAAGCACATGGCATTGTGCGCGAAGAGCACGACGAATTGTTTCGCAGTACCAGTTGGCAATCGGTGTTTGAAGGCATGGGGATTCGACCTGCCAAATACAGCCCGCGGGTCGACAATATCGAGTTGGCGCAGATCACTGAAAAGCTGGCGCTGGCGCGCTCGGCAATCCTCAATATGGTAAAAACCCTGCCTACCCACGATGAGTATCTCGATCATCGATTTGGCGAACGGTAG
- a CDS encoding hydrogen peroxide-inducible genes activator — MTLTELRYIVELADTRHVGRAAQRCNVSQPNLSVSVKKLEEALGVVLFERTKSGVHPTPLGQGIIAQARRVLQSMEGIQQLADAGRDQLGDPLRLGVIYTVAPYLLPQLIPFVQQQAPAMPLVVQEDVTAHLGQQLRDGTLDAMLVSLPFAQADVVVQALYDEPLVAILPQAHPLAARATIDATALAGQPLLLLADGHCLRAQVLALLPELASVPLPGARINSLETLRYMVAAGQGLAIVPRSAATPSVCLANRLVARPLDIPGAERTLALAWRASFPRHKAIDVLRRSIQACSGAYWRFTTEPDSAEQSLLGVQGY; from the coding sequence ATGACCCTTACCGAATTGCGCTACATCGTTGAATTGGCAGATACGCGGCACGTTGGGCGTGCGGCGCAGCGTTGTAATGTCAGTCAGCCCAATCTCAGTGTGTCAGTTAAAAAATTGGAAGAGGCGCTGGGTGTGGTGTTATTTGAGCGCACCAAGAGTGGGGTTCATCCAACGCCGTTGGGCCAGGGAATTATTGCGCAGGCGCGACGCGTACTGCAGAGCATGGAAGGCATTCAGCAACTGGCGGATGCCGGGCGCGATCAATTGGGTGATCCCTTGCGTCTCGGGGTGATCTACACTGTGGCGCCCTATTTGTTGCCGCAATTGATTCCCTTTGTGCAGCAGCAGGCGCCTGCCATGCCACTGGTCGTGCAGGAGGATGTGACCGCTCATCTGGGTCAGCAGCTGCGCGACGGCACACTGGATGCGATGCTGGTTTCCTTGCCATTTGCCCAAGCTGATGTGGTGGTTCAAGCGCTCTACGACGAGCCATTGGTGGCTATACTGCCGCAGGCTCACCCCTTGGCTGCGAGGGCGACTATTGATGCGACGGCGCTTGCCGGACAGCCATTGCTATTGCTGGCGGACGGCCATTGTCTGCGTGCGCAGGTATTGGCGTTGCTGCCTGAGCTGGCATCTGTGCCTTTGCCCGGCGCTCGCATCAACAGTTTGGAAACCCTGCGCTACATGGTGGCCGCAGGTCAGGGGTTGGCCATAGTGCCTCGCTCGGCAGCGACCCCAAGTGTATGCCTGGCCAACCGGCTGGTGGCAAGGCCGCTGGATATCCCGGGTGCTGAACGCACCTTGGCACTGGCGTGGCGCGCCAGCTTCCCCCGGCACAAGGCAATTGATGTGCTGCGCCGATCCATACAGGCATGCAGTGGAGCCTATTGGCGTTTTACAACGGAGCCTGACTCAGCGGAGCAGAGCCTGTTGGGTGTGCAAGGCTATTAA
- the xdp1 gene encoding exosortase-dependent surface protein XDP1: MLNTLKLLGCLTLATLATSSAMAAPISFDLVNPDSRNGVLNSTYAKQYNYEEQDLGLSVTGWSYGTQTTTTTTCTKYNKQGKCTKTTSTTTTSVKKEIEQDYVGRWDGLGVEKTDSPNHAVDNEGGDFDMHLLSFDELVKLISIDVGWYQNDADISILAFNGSSFDSSSLLGKKWEDLLSNNWSLVGNYYNVDITGNSGAVNFDGVVSQYWLVGAYNPAFGDVFSGPNKNKTGGDDFYKLKGVTVERPPVEVPEPSALLLLALGLISLGCVRRRKV, from the coding sequence ATGCTCAACACCCTCAAATTGCTTGGATGCTTAACCCTGGCCACGCTTGCAACCAGCTCTGCAATGGCCGCGCCTATCAGTTTTGACCTGGTCAACCCTGATTCACGCAATGGCGTTTTGAACTCTACCTACGCTAAACAATACAACTACGAAGAACAGGATCTTGGCCTGTCAGTGACCGGTTGGTCTTACGGCACCCAAACCACCACCACAACCACTTGCACCAAGTACAACAAGCAAGGCAAGTGCACCAAAACCACTAGCACCACCACAACCTCTGTCAAAAAAGAAATTGAACAAGACTACGTCGGCAGATGGGATGGCTTGGGTGTTGAGAAAACTGACTCACCCAACCACGCCGTTGACAATGAAGGTGGCGATTTCGACATGCACCTCCTGTCATTTGACGAGTTGGTCAAGCTGATTTCTATCGATGTGGGCTGGTACCAAAACGATGCCGACATCTCCATTTTGGCGTTCAATGGCAGTAGCTTTGATAGCAGCTCCCTATTAGGCAAAAAATGGGAAGACTTGCTGAGCAACAACTGGTCACTGGTAGGCAACTACTACAACGTAGACATCACCGGTAACTCAGGTGCCGTTAACTTTGACGGCGTAGTGTCACAATACTGGCTGGTTGGCGCTTACAATCCGGCGTTTGGCGACGTTTTCAGTGGTCCTAACAAAAACAAAACTGGTGGTGACGACTTCTACAAATTGAAAGGCGTTACCGTAGAGAGACCACCGGTTGAAGTACCTGAGCCAAGCGCCCTGTTGTTACTGGCACTGGGCTTGATCAGCTTGGGATGTGTTCGCCGCCGCAAGGTGTAA
- a CDS encoding ThuA domain-containing protein, whose product MRNRFLISIALGYSLVVASLSAQAQQFNVLLFTKTNGFHHESVNEGVTAVRKLAVRHDFAVDWHEDASIFNDERLKKYHAVVFLLTTGDILNDEQQAAMERFIRSGKGFVGIHSASDTEYDWDWYTKMVGRTFHIHPANQTAELEVIDRKFPGLDRMPDRFLWTDEWYEFGAERIKGLNYILAVDEKTYDPRAQWGEKKGVGMGKFHPIAWYHNYDGGRAFYTALGHLPATYSDTLFLEHIYGGIYWAATGKGLRKK is encoded by the coding sequence ATGCGCAACAGATTCCTGATTTCCATCGCACTGGGTTACTCCCTGGTTGTGGCGAGCCTGAGTGCTCAGGCACAACAATTTAACGTCCTGTTATTTACCAAGACCAACGGCTTCCACCATGAGTCTGTCAATGAAGGCGTAACCGCCGTGCGAAAGCTCGCCGTACGCCATGACTTTGCGGTGGATTGGCACGAAGACGCCAGCATTTTCAATGATGAACGATTGAAAAAGTATCACGCCGTGGTTTTCCTGCTCACCACAGGCGATATTCTCAATGATGAACAACAAGCGGCGATGGAACGTTTTATTCGTTCCGGCAAAGGCTTTGTTGGCATTCACAGCGCCTCCGATACCGAATATGACTGGGACTGGTACACCAAAATGGTAGGCCGCACCTTTCATATCCACCCAGCGAACCAAACTGCCGAGCTGGAAGTGATCGACCGTAAATTCCCAGGCCTTGATCGCATGCCCGACCGCTTTTTGTGGACCGATGAATGGTACGAGTTTGGCGCCGAGCGCATTAAAGGCTTGAACTACATTCTGGCAGTTGACGAGAAAACCTATGACCCACGCGCCCAATGGGGTGAGAAAAAAGGCGTCGGCATGGGCAAATTCCACCCCATCGCCTGGTACCACAACTACGATGGTGGTCGCGCGTTTTACACCGCCCTGGGGCACCTGCCGGCAACCTATAGCGACACCCTGTTCCTTGAACATATCTACGGCGGTATTTACTGGGCTGCAACCGGTAAAGGCCTGCGTAAAAAATAA